The nucleotide sequence GGGTGGGTCCGCGCCGACCACCGGCGACGTGGCGGCGGTCGGGCGGCCCGCCCATGCGGAACTGCCGCCCGCCGCCGAGCCGTTGAGAGGCGCGCGCCCGCAGCGGCTGGACATCCCCGCGATGGGTGTGCAGGCGCCGGTCGTGGCGCGCGGCCTCGACCGGGAAGGGGCGATCGAACCGCCCTCCTACGGTCAGCCGGGCGTCGTCGGCTGGTACGCGGGCGGTGCGCGGCCGGGGGCTACCGGCACCGCGCTGTTCGTCGGGCACGTCGACACCGAGACCCGGCCCGCCGTCTTCTACAAGCTGAGCGCGCTGCGCGTCGGCGAGAAGATCCGGGTCGCCCGCAGCGACGGGCGGATCGTCGAGTTCACCGTGGACGACGTCCAGGTCATCGGCCGCAAGGACTTCGACGCCCAACAGGCCTACGGCGTACGGCAGTCGGGGCGCGCCGAACTCCGCCTCGTCACCTGCGGCGGCACCTTCGACAAGACGAGCCGCACCTATACGGCGAACGTCGTCGTCTCCGCGTACTTGAGCGGGACGGGACCTTGAGTGGAACGGGACCTGACGGGAACGGGGCCCGCCTGAGCGTGATCCCGACCCGGAACTCCCGACCGGAACAGGATCCCGACCTGAACAGGACCGTGAGAGCGGCCCCCGGGAGTGCACACCTGGCCCGGTCGACGACCCGCTCCCCCCTGGGGGCGCCGACCGGGCTGGTCCTCGACCGTGCGCGCTCGGGCTGCGGGAGTAACCCGACGGCGACACGGGAGGTCTTGCGACTCGGACCACCCGGAAGGGCACGACAGGCCGGGGCCGGGGGCCGGGGCCGTTCGTCTGCGACTCTAGAGCGTGCGGGCGCCACCGGCTAGAGGCTGTTTGACGCCAAGTCGACAAGCCGTGGCTCTATGTCATCAGTCCAGGTGAAGGCGGGACGGCAGGCTTCTTCCGCGAGTCGGCCGTCCTGGTGCTCCGCCCGGCGATACGGGCGGATTCCGCCCCCATCCGCACACGCCTCCCACCCGTCGTGGTCAGGAGTGACAGCTTCTCGGCCAAGGCGGCGACGACCCCGTGGGCGAGGCGCAACTTATGTCAGGATTGGTGCTTACGACGGTGCACCCAAGGGGGAGTTGGATGTACGGCAGTAGGGGGGCCGGGGTTCGGGCGTCCGTGGGGGTGGCAGGGGCGGCGTTATTGCTCGCCGGGTGTTTCGGGGGAGACAGCGATGACGGCGAGGGCGAGCGGTCCTCCGGTTCCGACATCACCCAACAGCCGCGCGGCACGGCCCCGTTCTGGGTCAATCCGAGAGGGAACGCGGCGATACAGGTCGCCGCCTACGAGAAGGCGGGCAAGGACAAGGACGCCAAGCTGATCCGCATGATCGCCGAGCAGCCGACCGGCGAGTGGATCGGCCCGGAGAACCCGGAGCAGGAGGCCGAGGGCTTCACCGAGGCCGCGGAGAAGGCCGGCCGGGACGCCGTCCTCGTCCTCTACAACATCCCGCACCGCGACTGCGGCCAGTACTCCGGCGGCGGCGCGGCCGACGGCGACGCGTACCGGTCGTGGATCGACGGCGTGGCCCAGGGCATCGGGGACCGGGCGGCCACGGTCGTCCTGGAGCCCGACGCGGTGCTTCACGTGGTGGACGGCTGCACCCCGGAGGAGTTCCACGAGGAGCGGTACGACCTGCTCAAGGGCGCGATCGAGAGGCTCGGCGCGCTGAAGAACACGAAGGTGTATCTGGACGCGGGCAACGCCGGCTGGGGCGACCCCGAGGAGATCTACGACCCCCTCAAGTGGGCCGGCGTCGAACAGGCGGACGGCTTCGCCGTCAACGTCTCGAACTTCTACACCACCGAGGACTCCATCGAGTACGGCAGGCAGCTCTCCTCGAAGATCGGCGACAAGCCGTTCGTCGTCGACACCAGCCGCAACGGCAACGGCCCCTGGACCGAGGGCGACGAGGACGAACGCTGGTGCAACCCGCCGGGGCGGGCGCTGGGGGAGACCCCGACGACCAAGACCGCGGACTCGCTGGTGGACGCGTATCTGTGGGTGAAGCGGCCGGGAGAGTCGGACGGCGAGTGCAAGGGCGGACCGAAGGCGGGGGAGTGGTGGCCGGAGTACGCGCTGGACCTGGCGAAGGCGTCTGACTGAGGACCGGGGCGCCTAATGGGGTGAGGGCGCGGGGGTGTTGGGCGGCTGCGAGTTGTTCGTGGCTGGTCGCGCAGTTCCCCGCGCCCCTAAAAGACCCCGGGCGCCACCCATGCTGTTAAGGGGCGCGGGGAACTGCGCGACCAGCCCCCACGCACCCGCACCCGCACCTGCGCCCGCACCCGAAAAGCAACCCCGACGCGGCCCCTAAGGAACCTTCACCCACCGCGCCTTGCTCGGCGTCCCCGCGTCGTCCGTCACGAACAGCATGTACCACCCCGACTGCACCAGATTGCGATTCTTCGGTACGGTCACCGTGATCCGATCACCGTCCGCCTCGAAGTCCACCTCGATCGACTTCTGGTCCACATCCGTCACATGTGTCGACGCACTCGGCCGGATCAACCGCGCCGACCTGACCGCCGACGCGTGCCGCGTGCCGAACGTCGCCTTCCCGCCGCGCGCGACCGTCTTCGGCCCACCCGTCAACGTCGGCTGCGCGTCGCGGAACAGATACGGCGGCGTGTAGATCTCGATCCGCTGCTCGAACTCCCCCGGCTTGGTGTTGGCCCTGTCGGAGTAGAGGGAGTCCGACCCGAAGAACACCACCCGCCCGTCCGGCAACAGGATGGACCCGGAGTGGTAGTTCCGGCCGACCAGGGGGTCGGCCACCCGTCGCATCCCGCCCCTCCTCGCGTCGTACAGCCGCGCCTGAAGGATGTTGGAGTCGCCGCGCCCGCGATAGTCCTCCGAGCCGCCGGAGATGAGCACCGTGTCGTCGGGCAGGATCGAGGCCTGCGGATACCGCGTGCCCTTCGCCATCTCCGGCCCGTCCACGAACCTCGGCTCGTCGGCCAGCAGATCGATCAGCCGGGTCTTCTTGCTGGACCGCTCCGACTCACCGACCCCGCCACCCCCGATGACCATGTACTTCTCGTCCTGCGCCGGAGGCAACAGCACGGTCCCGGCGGTTTCGAGCAGCTTGCCGTCGCTCATACCGGGGAGCTTGGTGAACTTGTTGCTCTTCAGGTCCCAGACACCGGGGTCACGCCCGATGTCGTCCGGCCCGTACCCCGCGTTCGCGCCCGAGTAGAACAGCTTGCCGTTCTGCATCAGGGAGATCGCCGGGTACGTCGGGAACTGCTGGACGCCCTTCGTGTACGTCCACTTCCTGGTCTCGGGGTCGTAGACCTCGTTCTTGCCCGGGACCAGCTGACCGATCTCGTCGAGGCCGGAGAGACTGAGGACCGTGCCGTCGGTGAGGGTGGTCAGCGTCGGGTACCAGCGGGCCTCGTTCATCGGGTCGACCTTGATGTACTTCTCGGCGACCGGGTCGAACTCGTAGGCGTCCCTGATCCCCTGGAAGTCCTTCTTGTCGAGGGCGAGCTTCTGCGCGATGCCGTACGTGTTCCGCGCGTCCTCGCCCTTCAGGCCCACGATCCGGTAGTTGTCCTCCGTCCCCGTCTCGTACTTCTTGCCGCGCCGCTCGGCCTCGACGTAGGCGCGCGCGATCCCCGGCTTGTTGCCGGTGAACTTGCCGGTGTCCGGATCGAAGGTCTTGACGGCCTTCTTGATGTCGACGGTGTCCTTGAGGACGAACGTCCTGCCGTTCGCCTTGCCGACGAACTCGGTCCCCGCCTTGATCCGCATCCCTTTGTCGGGGTTCTCGTTGTGGATGATCATCAGGCCGCCGGCCTTGGTGACATCGCCCTTCAGTTTCTCGTAGCGCTTGGTGCCGCCCGCGATCAGCAGATTGCCGTTGGACAACTGGGTGTGCCCCGTGCAGAACAGGTCGGCCGGGGTGGGTACGCGCTTGATCGTCTGCTTGACCGGGTCCCAGACGCGGGTGTCGAACTTCTTCGCGTCGAAGTTGTCGGCGTCGTTGCCCGAACCCGCGATCAGCAGGATCTTGCCGGTGTGCAGGAGGGCGGCGTGGATCGTGTTCTGCCGGTACTCCTCCGGGAACTCCACGACCTTCCAGTGCCCGTTGGCCGCCTTGTACTCGGGTCTGTTGATCTTGTAGTCGTGGTACTTCTCGGTGCTGAAGCGGTACACCCATGGCCCGTTCATCCCGGCGAGCGCGAGGACCACCGCCCCGCCGATCGCGAGGCGACGGGCGCGGCGGCGGCCTGCACGGTCCTTCATTCCTTACGTCCCCCAAGTCCGCCCAGGGCGATCTGCATGGTCTGGTCGCTACCCCCGCTGCCCGACCCGGACGCCGCCCAGCTCGGCTTGTGCTGGGGAGCGTGAGGTGCGTGTGGGGCGTGCGGTGTGGGTGGCGGCGCGAACGGTGCGGGAGCCGCCTCGGGCGGCGCCACCATGGAACCCTGCAGTTCGGCCGCGGCGGCGGCCTTCTTCTTGTCCTGCCGCAGCATGTAACGCCAGGCGAAGATGGGCAGAGCGGTGATCGTCATGGCGAAGACGGCCCAGGTGATCATCGCGGGGTGCGCGTTGCCGAAGACGAAACCGGCGGTGATCGAGGCCCCGAAGATGACGATGAAGTACCAGTGGTACCGGAAGGTGCCGAACCACCTGTCGGGGCTCGCCGAGTCCCCCTTGGGCGTGACCACGAACTTGCTCTTGCGGCGCAGGGCCGAGTCGATCAGCGCCTTCGCGTAGAGCGGCGCGGACAGCGCGGACATCACCATGCCTGCCACACCGCCGGAGCCCTCCGGCTCGTGCGGGGAGACGTTGTGCCGGCGGTTCCAGACGTACAGGCCTATCTGAAGTGCCGAGGCGTTGCCGTAGAGCATCAGCCACACGGTCGGATCGATGTTCACACCCGAGGCGCCCAGGCCCAGGAACAGGGCGCAACTCAGCGCCGCCAGAATCCAGTTGAGGGCGGACATCGGGTAGAAGATGATCATCATCGTGTAGTTGAAGAGCTTGCTCGGCGGCAGCGAGTACCAGCCCTTCCAGTACTGCTTGAGGATCGTCTCGTACGTCCCGCGCGACCAGCG is from Streptomyces sp. NBC_01314 and encodes:
- a CDS encoding class F sortase encodes the protein MSGRDYFDDDGGTWDETRSGGGTGRVVAGVAWAVLLLGLWLWSLKVTDVRAGGSAPTTGDVAAVGRPAHAELPPAAEPLRGARPQRLDIPAMGVQAPVVARGLDREGAIEPPSYGQPGVVGWYAGGARPGATGTALFVGHVDTETRPAVFYKLSALRVGEKIRVARSDGRIVEFTVDDVQVIGRKDFDAQQAYGVRQSGRAELRLVTCGGTFDKTSRTYTANVVVSAYLSGTGP
- a CDS encoding glycoside hydrolase family 6 protein is translated as MYGSRGAGVRASVGVAGAALLLAGCFGGDSDDGEGERSSGSDITQQPRGTAPFWVNPRGNAAIQVAAYEKAGKDKDAKLIRMIAEQPTGEWIGPENPEQEAEGFTEAAEKAGRDAVLVLYNIPHRDCGQYSGGGAADGDAYRSWIDGVAQGIGDRAATVVLEPDAVLHVVDGCTPEEFHEERYDLLKGAIERLGALKNTKVYLDAGNAGWGDPEEIYDPLKWAGVEQADGFAVNVSNFYTTEDSIEYGRQLSSKIGDKPFVVDTSRNGNGPWTEGDEDERWCNPPGRALGETPTTKTADSLVDAYLWVKRPGESDGECKGGPKAGEWWPEYALDLAKASD
- a CDS encoding galactose oxidase-like domain-containing protein, giving the protein MKDRAGRRRARRLAIGGAVVLALAGMNGPWVYRFSTEKYHDYKINRPEYKAANGHWKVVEFPEEYRQNTIHAALLHTGKILLIAGSGNDADNFDAKKFDTRVWDPVKQTIKRVPTPADLFCTGHTQLSNGNLLIAGGTKRYEKLKGDVTKAGGLMIIHNENPDKGMRIKAGTEFVGKANGRTFVLKDTVDIKKAVKTFDPDTGKFTGNKPGIARAYVEAERRGKKYETGTEDNYRIVGLKGEDARNTYGIAQKLALDKKDFQGIRDAYEFDPVAEKYIKVDPMNEARWYPTLTTLTDGTVLSLSGLDEIGQLVPGKNEVYDPETRKWTYTKGVQQFPTYPAISLMQNGKLFYSGANAGYGPDDIGRDPGVWDLKSNKFTKLPGMSDGKLLETAGTVLLPPAQDEKYMVIGGGGVGESERSSKKTRLIDLLADEPRFVDGPEMAKGTRYPQASILPDDTVLISGGSEDYRGRGDSNILQARLYDARRGGMRRVADPLVGRNYHSGSILLPDGRVVFFGSDSLYSDRANTKPGEFEQRIEIYTPPYLFRDAQPTLTGGPKTVARGGKATFGTRHASAVRSARLIRPSASTHVTDVDQKSIEVDFEADGDRITVTVPKNRNLVQSGWYMLFVTDDAGTPSKARWVKVP